In Triticum urartu cultivar G1812 unplaced genomic scaffold, Tu2.1 TuUngrouped_contig_6531, whole genome shotgun sequence, the DNA window GCTAACAGACCAGCCCTTTACTGTGGAATTTGATGGCCGGAGATACTTCTGTCTTGCTTAATGCGAGATATAGTTTTGCAGTCCGTGCGTGCTTTTGGTGGACCCGTGTTATGCGTATGGGCCAACAATTATTAATACTAGTTACTAGATGAAACCCCGCACGTTATTGCGGGAATATGTTGCTATGAGATTTGGAATAATATGACAAATAAAATTGAAAATACAAATGAGTAGAATTATTGGTATTAAAAAGAAAAGATAGGTGCCGACACGTGGGCGTCCACTCCAGTCCAGTTCAGTCCAAGGGCGACACTAAGAGCATCTCTAGTGGAACGTGTAAATTTGGACGTGTATATCTCCATATACACGTCCATATACATCTTGCTAAATTATACACCTCCCAGTTTTTCAGTGGAACGTGTAAATTAGGACGTGTATATTCCAACGGCTATATTTTTCAAACGGCTATATTTCCAACGGCCATATTTCCGATCTATATAAACCACTCCTACCACCTCTTCCAGCACACTTCTCTCCTCACCTAGATTTTTCTATCGTTTCTCACGCAACACAATGAACACATCCACTTGGGACATGAgttcttcgtcatcttcatctgGCGACGATGAACTCATACTTGCAGCATTCGCCGAGCgcgaggaggaagagaggaagaaCGCTCGACGCCATGGCGGTTCCAAGCATGGACGTCGGTCAATCGATCGAGGAAGAGATGCCGGATTTCTTCTTCTGTGGGACGACtacttcaaagaagttcctcgcTTTCCCGAACATTTGTTTCGACGAAGGTTCGTAATTAGtacacttctctgctttggtccTTTTTTCATTTCCCTGTCTCATTTAATTTTTATGCACAGATTTAGGATGTCGCGTACTTTGTTCAACCGCATAGCTGATGGTATACTTGAgcatgactatgatgattattttacgcaaaaaagaagtgcttctggaGCTCTTGGGTTACATCCTTTGCAAAAGATGACCGCGGCGATGCGGATACTAACATATGGAGTAGCAGCTGATTATGTTGATGAGTACATCCGGTCCGCTGAGTCTACTAATTTAGAGTCTTGCAAGAAATTTGTGATCAAAATTTGTGAAGTTTTTGGGGAAAAGTACCTGAGATCTCCAAATGAAGAAGACATTGCTAGGTTACTTGCAATAGGGGAGGAAAGAGGATTTCCCGGTATGTTAGGGAGCATAGATTGCATGCACTGGGGGTGGAAAAATTGCCCCAAAAAATGGCATGGCATGTTTAAAGGCCATGTGAGCGAGCCCACTATGATCTTGGAAGCAGTTGCTTCACAAGATCTTTGGATTTGGCATGCTTATTTTGGTTTACCAGGGTCTCTGAATGATATAAATGTTCTTCAACGTTCTCCTGTTTTTACAAAGCTAGCCGAAGGCCAAACTCCTCCAGTGAATTATAGCATCAATGGCCATCAGTACACAATGGGGTATTACCTTGCAGATGGTATCTATCCACGGTGGGCAACATTTGTGAAGAGCATACCAGCTCCAACTAGCAGAAAGCATAAAACTTTTGCCAAGAAGCAAGAGGGGGCTAGGAAAGATGTGGAACGAGCCTTTGGAGTTCTGCAATCCCGTTTTGCCATTGTTCGTGGACCTGCTAAAGGATGGAAACGTAAAGAAATCACTGATGTCATGAAAGCTTGTGTCATAATGCACAATATGATAGTTGAAGAGGAGCGACAAACTGGTCGGCAAAGCTGCACTTTTGAGGCAATGGGAGAAAGAGTCACAGTCTCTCGTACTCATACGGAAGAACTGAGCTCTTTTATTCAGATGACTCATCGGATTAGAAATTTCGATGAACATGACCATCTTAAACTTGATCTAATTGACCATGTGTGGCAAAAGTTTGGAAACGAGTAATCCATGTCTTTGTAATGCAGCTATCAATAAAAATATTTATGCAATGAGTGATGTAATCCATGTCCTCAACTAGCAGAAAGCAGTAAATAGTTCTTACAACTACAACATATAGCTCACATTACCCTAGGCCGCGAGCAAGGATCCCCTTCTGGTTAGCTTGCTAGAACTGCTTTTGAATATCAGTCATACCACTT includes these proteins:
- the LOC125530746 gene encoding uncharacterized protein LOC125530746, with the protein product MHRFRMSRTLFNRIADGILEHDYDDYFTQKRSASGALGLHPLQKMTAAMRILTYGVAADYVDEYIRSAESTNLESCKKFVIKICEVFGEKYLRSPNEEDIARLLAIGEERGFPGMLGSIDCMHWGWKNCPKKWHGMFKGHVSEPTMILEAVASQDLWIWHAYFGLPGSLNDINVLQRSPVFTKLAEGQTPPVNYSINGHQYTMGYYLADGIYPRWATFVKSIPAPTSRKHKTFAKKQEGARKDVERAFGVLQSRFAIVRGPAKGWKRKEITDVMKACVIMHNMIVEEERQTGRQSCTFEAMGERVTVSRTHTEELSSFIQMTHRIRNFDEHDHLKLDLIDHVWQKFGNE